In Candidatus Magasanikbacteria bacterium RIFOXYB2_FULL_38_10, the following proteins share a genomic window:
- a CDS encoding thioredoxin, with protein sequence MLELNKDNFKKEVLDFTATVLVDFFAPWCGPCKMMLPVVEEISKEIEGSAAMKIAKVNVDENSELAEEYGIMSIPCFVLFKGGKEVERVMGAQAKAALLELLKK encoded by the coding sequence ATGCTAGAACTAAATAAAGATAATTTTAAAAAAGAAGTTTTAGATTTTACCGCCACAGTGTTGGTAGATTTTTTTGCTCCCTGGTGCGGACCTTGCAAAATGATGTTGCCTGTCGTAGAAGAAATCTCCAAAGAAATAGAGGGCAGTGCCGCAATGAAAATTGCCAAAGTTAATGTTGATGAAAATTCCGAATTGGCCGAAGAATACGGCATCATGAGTATTCCTTGTTTTGTTTTGTTTAAAGGAGGCAAGGAAGTGGAAAGAGTAATGGGCGCCCAAGCCAAAGCAGCTCTTTTAGAGTTGTTGAAAAAATAA
- a CDS encoding translation initiation factor IF-2, translating to MATEGAEAEKKTIQLPQAITVRDFAVKLNLPVTNVIRELIKNGILASMNERIDYDTANIIAQDFGFEVTPEEKKEETIENGESLDRLKNILESEKEEDLEPRPPVVVVMGHVDHGKTKLLDAIRSTNVVAGEAGGITQHIGAYQVKVPFTTEAGEKVLRQMTFIDTPGHEAFTVMRSRGAKVADVAILVVAADDGVQPQTKEAIKIIEAAKLPFIVALNKIDKPEADLDRVKTQLSELGVQPEEWGGKVVMVPVSAKANLHIDKLLEMVLLVADLDKSKITANPKRLAVGTIVESHIDPKAGPVATLLVQSGTLKVGDELAINFAWYGRIKALKDWKGEMVKTAPPSTPVQILGFKIAPAVGDVLEVPKDIKGLEKKIKPTYLVQEKNIITATTSAGIGGEEGLEKKKYAIILRVDVLGSLEAILGALQRMVHPEVEVEVVAKGLGSITEAEVLRAEASSAHILGFHVPIIPAAELLAKQKKVTIKHYKIIYDLLGDVKKELEKLLPPEVIVHEIGKMEILAIFRTEKKYQIVGGRVIDGQAENNVKVRIFRQGEIIGNGEVTELQAGKQKVKDIMTGQECGLQIETKEKIEAGDKLELYREEIKIKKLGF from the coding sequence GTGGCTACCGAAGGGGCGGAGGCGGAAAAGAAAACAATCCAATTACCTCAAGCTATCACCGTGCGTGATTTTGCCGTTAAGTTGAATTTGCCCGTCACCAATGTTATTCGCGAACTAATTAAAAATGGTATTTTGGCTTCCATGAATGAACGCATTGATTATGATACTGCCAATATTATCGCGCAGGATTTTGGTTTTGAAGTGACGCCAGAAGAAAAAAAAGAAGAGACGATAGAAAATGGAGAATCGTTAGATCGTTTAAAGAATATTTTAGAAAGTGAAAAAGAAGAGGATCTGGAACCACGTCCGCCAGTAGTGGTGGTGATGGGTCATGTTGATCATGGCAAAACCAAACTTTTGGATGCTATCAGAAGTACCAATGTAGTAGCCGGTGAGGCTGGCGGAATTACTCAGCACATTGGCGCTTATCAAGTAAAAGTGCCTTTTACTACCGAGGCTGGAGAAAAAGTTTTAAGACAAATGACTTTTATTGATACCCCGGGACACGAAGCTTTTACTGTTATGCGCAGCCGCGGCGCTAAAGTGGCTGACGTAGCCATTTTGGTAGTGGCCGCCGATGATGGTGTGCAACCGCAAACCAAAGAAGCCATTAAAATTATTGAAGCGGCTAAGTTGCCTTTCATCGTGGCTTTAAACAAAATTGATAAGCCCGAGGCAGATTTGGACAGAGTTAAAACTCAACTATCAGAATTGGGCGTGCAACCAGAAGAATGGGGTGGTAAGGTTGTAATGGTTCCTGTTTCAGCTAAGGCTAATTTGCATATAGATAAATTATTGGAAATGGTTTTATTGGTGGCGGATTTAGATAAATCCAAAATTACCGCTAATCCTAAACGGCTCGCCGTTGGAACAATTGTGGAATCCCATATAGATCCCAAGGCTGGCCCAGTGGCTACACTTTTGGTGCAAAGCGGTACTTTAAAAGTAGGCGATGAATTGGCAATCAATTTTGCTTGGTATGGACGTATTAAGGCCCTAAAGGATTGGAAAGGTGAAATGGTCAAAACTGCTCCGCCTTCTACTCCGGTACAAATTTTGGGTTTTAAAATTGCTCCGGCTGTGGGGGACGTTCTAGAGGTTCCCAAAGATATTAAAGGTTTGGAGAAAAAAATTAAACCCACTTATTTGGTGCAAGAAAAAAATATCATCACTGCTACAACCAGCGCCGGTATTGGCGGTGAAGAAGGCCTAGAAAAAAAGAAGTACGCCATTATTTTGCGGGTGGATGTTTTGGGATCTTTGGAAGCTATTTTGGGAGCCTTGCAAAGAATGGTTCATCCAGAAGTAGAAGTAGAGGTGGTGGCCAAGGGATTGGGTTCTATTACCGAGGCAGAGGTTTTACGTGCCGAGGCTTCCAGCGCTCATATTTTAGGGTTTCATGTTCCCATTATTCCGGCGGCTGAATTATTAGCTAAACAAAAAAAGGTTACTATTAAACATTATAAAATTATTTACGATTTGTTAGGTGATGTTAAAAAAGAATTGGAAAAATTATTGCCGCCGGAAGTAATAGTGCACGAAATTGGTAAAATGGAAATTTTGGCGATTTTTAGAACCGAAAAAAAATACCAAATTGTAGGCGGACGCGTGATTGATGGCCAAGCGGAAAATAATGTGAAAGTACGCATTTTTCGTCAGGGAGAAATTATTGGTAATGGAGAGGTGACGGAATTGCAGGCCGGCAAACAAAAAGTTAAAGATATTATGACCGGACAAGAATGCGGCTTGCAAATTGAAACCAAAGAAAAAATAGAAGCAGGGGATAAATTAGAATTGTATCGCGAAGAAATTAAAATTAAAAAATTAGGATTCTAA
- a CDS encoding IMP dehydrogenase, translating to MRHIPLALTYDDVLIRPKKTSMLSRSEAITKTKLTKKISLNIPVVTANMDTVTESKMAIAVARLGGIGIIHRFMTVEENAQEIKRVKRAQNFIIEDPYIIDPFRTIKEAKEFSAEKGISGLLVANGDKKLKGVLSRRDLNLAHDDSQLVYEIMTGRDKLIVGNKNTTFDEARELLRVNRIEKLPLVDENDCIVGLITGADIGHLTNYPLANTDEKGQLIVGGAIGVRGDYLERAKALVEAGADVLVIDIAHGHSEMMFNAIKKVREVVPEVELIAGNIATAEAARDLCEWGVDAVKVGVGPGAACITRLVAGAGVPQLTAILEAAEVAKKFGVPVIADGGIQKSADIVKALGAGADSVMIGSLFAGTDESPGILMNRGGKKYKVYRGSASFAVAQRRKTVNQEKKDLNEVVPEGVESIIPYKGPVDELLGQLVGGLKSGMSYTNSRTVGELQMNTEFVQITNAGLQESGPHDLQEVK from the coding sequence ATGCGCCACATACCTCTTGCCCTTACTTATGATGATGTTTTAATCCGTCCCAAAAAAACTTCTATGCTCTCCAGGAGCGAAGCCATTACCAAAACTAAACTCACTAAAAAAATCAGTTTGAATATTCCGGTGGTGACAGCCAATATGGACACCGTCACCGAGTCGAAAATGGCTATTGCCGTGGCGCGTCTTGGAGGCATCGGCATTATCCATCGTTTTATGACAGTGGAAGAAAATGCGCAGGAAATTAAAAGAGTAAAACGCGCGCAAAATTTTATCATTGAAGATCCCTACATTATTGATCCGTTTAGAACCATTAAAGAAGCCAAAGAATTTAGCGCGGAAAAAGGCATCAGCGGTTTATTGGTAGCCAATGGCGATAAAAAATTAAAAGGCGTTTTATCTCGCCGCGATTTGAATTTAGCGCATGATGACAGCCAGTTGGTTTATGAAATTATGACTGGCCGGGACAAATTAATTGTAGGCAACAAAAACACCACTTTTGATGAGGCTAGGGAACTACTTAGGGTTAATAGAATTGAAAAATTGCCTTTGGTAGATGAAAATGATTGTATTGTAGGACTCATTACCGGCGCGGATATTGGGCACTTAACCAATTATCCTTTGGCTAACACTGATGAAAAGGGCCAATTAATTGTGGGTGGAGCTATTGGCGTGCGCGGTGATTATTTGGAACGCGCCAAGGCTTTGGTAGAGGCCGGAGCTGATGTTTTGGTAATTGATATTGCTCATGGACATTCAGAAATGATGTTTAATGCCATTAAAAAAGTGCGGGAAGTGGTGCCAGAGGTGGAATTGATAGCTGGCAACATTGCCACAGCCGAGGCGGCTAGAGATTTATGCGAATGGGGAGTGGACGCGGTAAAAGTGGGTGTAGGTCCGGGCGCGGCTTGCATTACCCGCCTTGTGGCCGGTGCTGGAGTGCCGCAATTAACTGCCATTCTGGAAGCGGCGGAAGTGGCTAAAAAATTTGGCGTGCCGGTGATTGCCGATGGCGGTATTCAAAAATCCGCGGATATTGTGAAGGCTTTGGGTGCTGGCGCCGACAGCGTAATGATTGGCAGTTTGTTTGCCGGAACCGATGAGTCTCCGGGAATTTTAATGAATAGGGGAGGCAAAAAATACAAAGTGTATCGTGGTTCGGCTTCTTTTGCCGTAGCCCAGCGCCGTAAGACTGTTAATCAAGAAAAAAAGGATTTAAATGAAGTAGTGCCAGAAGGCGTGGAATCTATTATTCCTTATAAAGGACCGGTTGATGAGTTATTAGGACAACTTGTTGGAGGATTAAAATCCGGCATGAGCTATACTAATTCTCGCACGGTAGGGGAATTACAGATGAACACAGAATTTGTTCAAATCACCAACGCTGGATTGCAGGAAAGTGGCCCACATGATTTGCAAGAGGTGAAATAA
- a CDS encoding ribonuclease Y, producing MQDYLSIITVGGSVLLGLIIGYFVRKQIAKTQADSIEAKAEKIIAETKTKQQEMLIRAKEKALQMIDDSKREDENRRKELRVIQQRLEKRETLFDQKLLELQDKQQKIQEKVEKINQIQAEVQTIREEEISKLQKIAELSREEARDELFKKVEAQIKDDLMGRIMKLEQESSEAFEQKAREIVVDAIQRYAAPQSAETTSTVVDLPNDEMKGRIIGKEGRNIKTLEKMTGCELIIDDTPNAITVSGFSPIRRQVAALALRKLIADGRIQPARIEEFVESAKIDLSTDIKKTGEAAVYQLGFTGLDPKFVQIIGRLKYRTSFGQNILNHSLEVAYLSAMIAEELGADAIVAKKAGFFHDIGKAIDHETQGGHPEIGYQILKKFNFDEEIAYAALGHHEDKPKTLIACIVKSADAISGARIGARKDTYEQYIHRLEELEKTASAFEGIEKVYAIQAGREVRVFVKPEEMDDTKSYNLARDIAKKIEEELQYPGEIKVTVIREKRIIEYAK from the coding sequence ATGCAAGATTATCTTTCCATCATTACCGTGGGAGGCAGTGTTCTCCTCGGTCTTATAATTGGCTATTTTGTTCGCAAACAAATTGCCAAAACTCAAGCCGATTCCATAGAAGCCAAGGCGGAAAAAATTATCGCCGAGACCAAAACCAAACAACAGGAAATGCTTATCCGCGCCAAGGAAAAGGCCCTGCAAATGATTGACGATTCCAAGCGCGAAGATGAAAATCGCCGCAAAGAATTGCGCGTCATTCAACAACGTTTGGAAAAACGCGAAACTTTGTTTGATCAAAAACTTTTGGAGTTGCAGGACAAACAACAAAAAATTCAAGAAAAAGTAGAAAAGATCAACCAGATTCAAGCCGAAGTGCAAACAATTAGAGAAGAAGAAATTTCCAAATTACAAAAGATTGCGGAACTAAGCCGCGAAGAAGCCCGCGACGAATTATTTAAAAAAGTGGAGGCCCAAATTAAAGATGATTTAATGGGCCGCATTATGAAATTGGAGCAAGAATCTTCCGAGGCTTTTGAACAAAAAGCTCGGGAAATTGTAGTGGATGCCATTCAACGTTATGCCGCGCCCCAGTCTGCCGAAACAACTTCCACTGTAGTGGACTTGCCTAATGACGAAATGAAAGGACGCATTATTGGCAAAGAAGGACGCAACATTAAAACCTTAGAAAAAATGACAGGTTGTGAACTGATTATTGATGACACTCCCAATGCCATTACTGTTTCCGGATTCTCTCCTATCCGCCGCCAAGTGGCCGCCTTGGCTTTGCGCAAACTCATTGCCGACGGCCGCATTCAACCAGCCAGAATAGAAGAGTTTGTGGAATCAGCCAAAATTGATTTATCCACCGATATTAAAAAAACTGGTGAAGCCGCAGTTTATCAGTTAGGCTTTACTGGACTTGACCCCAAGTTTGTACAAATCATTGGTCGTTTAAAATACAGAACCTCTTTTGGCCAAAACATTTTAAATCACTCTTTAGAAGTGGCTTACCTTTCCGCTATGATTGCCGAGGAACTTGGTGCTGACGCCATTGTGGCTAAAAAGGCTGGTTTCTTTCATGACATTGGCAAAGCCATAGATCATGAAACACAAGGCGGACACCCGGAAATTGGTTATCAAATTTTAAAGAAATTTAATTTTGATGAAGAAATTGCCTACGCCGCCCTGGGTCATCATGAGGACAAACCCAAAACTTTGATTGCTTGCATCGTTAAATCCGCCGACGCCATTTCCGGCGCTCGCATTGGTGCACGCAAAGATACCTATGAACAATATATTCATCGCCTAGAAGAATTGGAAAAAACCGCCAGTGCTTTTGAAGGCATAGAAAAAGTTTATGCCATTCAAGCCGGACGCGAAGTGCGCGTGTTTGTTAAACCAGAAGAAATGGATGACACTAAATCCTATAATTTGGCGCGCGACATTGCCAAAAAGATTGAAGAAGAACTGCAATATCCGGGCGAAATTAAAGTGACTGTGATTAGAGAAAAAAGAATAATTGAGTACGCGAAATAA